The Antechinus flavipes isolate AdamAnt ecotype Samford, QLD, Australia chromosome 4, AdamAnt_v2, whole genome shotgun sequence genomic interval ATCAGTGTTTGAGAATGTAGATTCATTTTGTATTGTGTACATTGAGTGGGTTGTGTGGAGATACCTTCAAACATTCTGAAGTTATCTCAGCACTACATTCCTGCATCCTGAGTTTTTGTATGAATTTATATCTGCAAAGCTTGTGAAATACTGAAGTCATTCATGCTTTATTAAAACACTTTGTTTTGTGAGTTCTGATGTCTTTGGTACATATGGACTAACCATgttattcataaaaaaaaaaaagctatataagaaataatggcaagagatgaagaaatagatacttgaatgtttttggttttgcttttctctcttatctcctccAATTTTTGTTCCCTAAATCCAGAGCACACATAAGATAAGCTCTACCAAAGAAGACATTGAGCCATTCCTGTGCATCATTCTTCCAGCCACCATCCTGCTTTTCTTGGCATTTGTGCTACTTTTCCTGTATCATCGCTGTAAACACCCAAGACCCCAGGGGCAGATCTTCAGCATTGACCTTCCAGAACACATACCAGAGAGAGAAGTGACTGATTTCCTTTCAGTCTTACCTTGGAGCACTGAGCAGACCTTCCATTATTCAACCTTGCACCCGGAAGCTACTTTCCTCACAGTGTGCCTGCCACCCTCTTATGAGGAGGCCACTATGAAAACTCCTGAGGAAGAGGTCCAAAATAGGATTGCCCAAGGTCTAGTGCCTCTTTATGAAGAAGAGAGCACACGTAGGTTGAATGATAATAAATGACCTTGATCTGCAAATCCCTTGTATCAATAGCTAGCAACCTTTTAACTGGGAAGGATCCAAAAAAATTGGATCAGGGAAAAGGAGTATGCTAGTCCATGAAACAGGATATTCCTAGACTGAATGTAAGCACTAGAGATAAATTACAACTTTAAGAGTAAAGGCAAATTTATTTAATCCATGTATACTTTCTGTaacattaatgaatatttttcttatttcataaacataagtaagataaaataaataacactTTCAATTCCCTA includes:
- the SMIM28 gene encoding small integral membrane protein 28 produces the protein MRWLLGSSWRQFGPAGRGAYEWLTSEPSLPLLDTQLQSTHKISSTKEDIEPFLCIILPATILLFLAFVLLFLYHRCKHPRPQGQIFSIDLPEHIPEREVTDFLSVLPWSTEQTFHYSTLHPEATFLTVCLPPSYEEATMKTPEEEVQNRIAQGLVPLYEEESTRRLNDNK